ggagaaaaggaaaccctcctgcactgttggtgggaatgtaaattgatatagccactatagagaacagtatggaggttccttaaaaaactaaaaatagaactaccatattgacccagcaatcccactactgggcatataccctgagaaaaccataattcaataagagtcatgtaccacaatgttcactgcaacactatttacaatagccaggacatggaagcaacctaagtgtccatcaacagatgaatcgataaagaagatgtggcacatatatacaatggaatattgctctgccataaaaagaaacaaaattgagttatttgtagtgtggatggacctagagtctgtcatacagagtgaagtaagtcagaaagagaaaaacaaataccgtatgctaacacatatatatagaatctaaaaaaaaaaaaggttctgaagaacctaggggcaggacaggaataaagacgcagacatagagaatggacttagggacacggggagggggaagggtaaactgggacgaagtgagagagcagcactgacatatatacactaccaaatgtaaaatagatagctagtgggaagcagctgcatagcacagggagatcagctccacgctttgtgatgacctagaggggtgggatatggagggttggagggaggctcaaaagggaagggatatatatatacatatagctgattcactttgttgtacagcagaaactaacccaacattgtaaagcaattatacttcaataaagatgtaagAAAAGCCAAGCCTAACTTCTTAACACTTATCCCTGAATATTATATAATTGACtaaagattctttttaaaaaaagttaccaACCTTAAACTTAGTTTACAACGAGAGTAAACGTAAACCAGAGTAAAACTAACAGAATAGAACTTTTATTTAACCAAAAAGcactaatactttttttttgagagaaaataatgaataaaataaattgcaaGGCTTTAAAGAAGTCAAtgtaaaatgagacaaaaaaaaaaaaagtcaacgtCCAAAGGATGCTCTGTTGCATGTACCAATTTAGCAACTAATACCACTGAATACTACTGTGTGATTGCAACTAATATTCAGAACCataatctagggcttccctggtggcgcagtggttaagaatccgcctgccaatgcaggggacatgggttcaagccctggttcaggaagatcccacatgctgcagagcaacaaagccagcgtgccacaactactgaagcctgcgcatctagagtccatgctccgcaacgagagaaaccaccacaataagaagcctgcgcaccacaatgaagagtagcccccactcaccacaactagagaaagcctgcgtgcagcaacggagacccaatgcagccaaaaatgaataaattaattaaaaaaaaaaaaaaacagaaagaaccaTAATCTATAACACCCTCAAATCACCGAAGAGATTCAATGAAGCTTACTAACCTGGGGAAGCACTAATATTAATAGGGTTTTCCAATAAGAGTTACAATTATGCTTTTCTGGCTATTCAGTTCATGAGATAATTTCAGTTAaatcctctaatcacaattatAGGAAACTTTTAAGGTGTATAATCTTTCTGATATAGAACATGACTATTTAGCATGATTACTTCAAagatccttaaatttttttttaagggacagGGATACTTCTGATGTAAATCAGTAAACTACTTTCCATTGTAATCAATGATTTTCAACATTTTGCTTGTATCATCTATACCTGAGGTAAAGTCAACTATAAAGCATGACAGCTGCTCCTACTCTCAAGATTAGTGACCAGAGAACTTCTTAGTGAATTCTTAATATGATTCTAATAACAACATGATATTTTCCATAGTTCCAAACTGACTTTTATTATAATGCCATGTAACTTAAAAGTTAAAAGTATATCCTGTTACATTAGGTCAGAATATAGGGCGCTGTCAAAAAGTAGTCTGAAGGAATAAAAGGATTACAGTAATGGAATCTGTCAGTTTTTGAAATTAAGTTTAGATGAATGTTTCCTAAATTGTGAAACAGTaagccatgaaagaaagaatttttacattgaaaaaagcaatcttttaaaaactgctttaatCACTTACATATATTTCTGTTTGCTGAGGTCTAAAGTTCCACTGGAGACTTGCATGCACATCTGCATTAAAGGTGACTTTAATGATGCGATCCTTAACAGGTACCATGTTTTCAATCTGGTCTGATGCATGACCTGCTACGGCCGATCCTCCAAGTCCAGTAGTCTAGGAAAAGACAACAAGGTACAATATAATATGCTAAACAATAATACAGAAGTTTTAGGTGCTGATGACCTATTTATTGgatgaaacaaaattttaaaaactatttaactTTAATAATCCAGTAGCAGCAAAGTTTATATACTATCACTGGCCGTTTCCTATGAATGTGCCAATGGTTTGACCACTTTTTGGGTGTCAAGGGCCTATATTGGTTAAAGTCATATTATTCAGTAATCACTTGGTTATATGGCATGGTCAAAAATGAATCATTTGAAAGAGAGCGGACTCTCCACTGATAATAGAGCTCAGAATTTTTAGCTGAACTTTTCATtaaacatatatccccttatTGTTAATATTTCATATCAActattattagaaataaaatttacccACAATGCTGTCATTTCAATAAACTAtttaaataattccatttttccACATTCCTGTCTGGTCCTTTTTCATATCATAACTTTTAGAGCACAGATTAGTTTGTAGCTTCACTTCTGTAGTCTGCTTTTCTCAAGCATCATAAGTATTTTTCCATGttggtaaatatttttgtaaatttttttctgtatttttttgtatagtacatcttttatatatatatatattaccagTTAATCAGAGAACCTGATCTCTTTGGCCACTGAATCAACTAATCATGAGGCATCAGGATAATCTGTGATACTTCTTGTCTATCTTCATTGCCATTAATTATTTCCTTATCagagatgcttaaaaaaaaatcattcttctgATGCTTGAGGTTGCCAGAATTCTGGTCTCCAGATAATTAATCTGTTActaaaccaggaaaaaaatacCAAATTTGAGGCTAGTGAAGACTCCCAGCAAAATATAGTATTACCATCTTAGCTTGTTACACAAGTCAACCAGCTTCACTCAGCTGCCATGCAATATGAAGTTACATTATAACCCTACAAGATACATCAGAGGGCAAGCCTTTATTTACTCTTGCTTAATAGACAAGTATATACTTCTGCTCAAGAGGGCTAAGTTTTAAGATGTTTTCCTGAAGAACCTGAGTCACTTAAATAAAGATTCCTGAATGTTTTCTTTCTGACAGGCAGTCTTTGAATACAGATTCTTCAAATTAGTAAATGTGATGCTTTGAGAAATTAAACAATAGAAAAAGGCACTGAAAAGAAAATGTCCTGCGCTCCAGTTTAGTTCTGTCACTAGCTCTAAAAACTAACTAAATCTTACTTTCTTTGGGCTACACTTTCCATACTCATAAAATGAGCTCAGTGTATGAAGTGGTTTATATGATCCTTAATTTTTTGGCTCTGAAGTTCCGTGAttccaaaaataaaagagatgcTCTTTTGGAAACGTCACTACTAAACATCCAACTATGATTTAAGTTTAGGATTACAAATTACAATTGTTTTTACTTTCCTGCCCTGCACTTTCACCCAGGTGCATGAAATACTGTCATTCACTTCAGTTTGgggcagggtttctcaatcttGGAACTAATGACATTTAGGAgaggataattctttgtttttcgtttttttggtggtggtgggggaatgGATCTGCCCTCTGCAGTgttggatgtttagcagcatcccttagcctctacccactagataccaGTAGCACCTTCCCCCCTTCACTTCCCAGGTTGTGACAAcctaaaatgtcttcagacattgttAAATATTGCCTGAAGAATAAAATCAACCACCCACCTTCCCCTGCCTACTCACCGGTGGTTTGGGGTGATCTACACTTGCTGTTTTAGATTCAGGTCTGCTTACGACTTAATCAACTGGTAGTTCTGGGATTCATGCTTGGTCCAGGCTGGCCTCTGATGAAAATTAATTCACATTCTACACTCATCCTCCAGAAATCAAGCTACAGCACTTTCCTACATAGATGCTGATATTAAGAGACTGAAAAGTCCTTCAGATTTCTGCTGTTTCAGTCATTATCGAAAATAAAGGCAAAAGTTAATCTTCATAAGGACAGGAGAAGTAAGCCAGGCATTAACAATAGAGGCAGGAAAGAGCAGTTAACCAGTGATTCCCAAACTCTTCTGAGcattggaatctttaaaaaattactcctTCCTGACTCCCATTCCCAGaccttctgatttaattggttagGGATGTGACCTGGGTGTCAGGATTTtgaaaagctctccaggtgattccgaTGTACaacaaagtttgggaaccactatcACTCACTCACTGAATGAACCCAATGTATAGCTCTCATTTAtggaatgtttttaaaacataaattcctGACCCCTACCCACGTCTCCTAATCAGGATCTCTGGGGTACAGGAGCCCTGACATGTTTGTTTAAGAAGCCCCATGGGTGATCCTAATGCCCAGACAAAACAGCCAACTACTGATTAAGAACTTAGGAGAATACATATGAAATAGGTGAACTCTGCCTTTGCCCGTGGTCCTCAAACATTAGCCTGCATCAAAATCTGCTAGGGAACTTACTGAATACAGACTGCTGGGCCctgcccccagagtttctgattcaacaGTTCTGGAGTCGGACCCAACAATCTGCGCTCAAGTTCCCCTCCCAGGTAACGACGCTGCTGCTAGTCCTGGGGTctgcactttgagaaccactgcactagaGTTTCTGATCTAAAAGGTAGCCCTGGGTAAGGACATTACAGTTACATATTAACAAGGGGGGAAAGCCTCGAAGTCCTAATTCATGCTAGTTTGCATGCATAAAAAGCTACTCCCAGTTTAACTACAAATAGCAAGCACACTCCCATTTCCAGGGTTAACCTTTGCACAGAAACCATGGTTTCTGTGGTTCACAGAATTAATGTATGaacataaattacattttaaaagcgcGCCCGTGTGTGAACAGCAGGAGGGTAAGGCAGATCGCTGGATACCGTAGTACAGGTTGCAGACCTTTCCGGTGGTGTAGCTGAGATCGGGGAATTTCACTAGGCAGTGGAGTATAGGCACAATCACTTTAAGAACTCGGGTTCTACCGGCAGCCTTGTCACTTtcttggtgaccttgggcaagtaagtCACTTTCTAAGGCCTGTTTCCTTAGAAAGTGATTTTCTTTGGTAGATAATCTCGGACATCCCTCCAATACGGCACCGTGGAGCATCGCTGTCTAGGGAACTGCCCGCACCCCCGCCCCTCCAGACGGGCCGCCCAACGGGCAGCGCCGGCCCTACCTGGCAGTAGAGCCGGTAAAGGGGCACGGCGGCGTAGGACGCCCCCAGCATGCCCACGGCCGCCGCGGCCACATACGTGAGGACGGTCTTGTTCCGCCGCCGCCAATCCTCCTCCTGTGCGCGCGTGAAGGGGTTCGTGCTCTTCGGCCGCCGCGGCGGCTGCACCGCCAAGCTCGGGCGCCTCCATGTCCCGAGCCGTCTCAGCTCCCTCTCAGCACCCCCTGTCCCGCTCCTCCCCGACCTGAGACAAGACTCTACCCTCTCCGCAGCCCTGGTCGGGTTCCCAGGGTAGTTCCAGGGCCACCCGCAGAAAGCCACGCACCTCCATCCTGTACGCCAGAGCCCTCCCATAGCACGGAAAGAACGCCCGCCTGTCAGAGGCCAGAAGCCAGATCTCGCGAGGCCTGCTCTGTCTCGCGATCTCTGGGTTGAGCCAGCCGCTGCCTTGGCTATGGGGCTCCTCAGGTGGCGGCGTTTGTAGTGGGGCTACGGAGGCCGGGTTGCCGGGTAAGTTCGCGTTTTgcttcttgactgttcctcccatTTTGCTTCCCTCCAGTACCTATTTAAGTTACTTTTAGGAAAACGACTTGCGTTCTTCCGCGTGCTAGCCATCATCACGTGGGTTTGTGTCCCCGATCTTCCTAACCTCCAGCAGCCTTTGTCTAGACCCGGCGGACCCCAGCGGCCGCTGTCCCGCGCGGTCCTTTGACTGGGGTACTGTGGCCGCCGATCCGCTATTACTGCCCTGAGCTCCGGCTCGAGGATCACCTCTCCCAGGAAGTCTTCCTGTTTTAACCACAGCCCACTCGAACACTTGAACATCTACATTTTCCCAGCCCCTGGGAATCGGCTTCTACTGCTCTGATGTCCTATAACCATTTGCCCAGTGAAAATTAACCAGTTCTGGGGCGGGAGAGACGTTGTCCGACTGGTTTTTTGAGAGGATAGTGACCAGGATATGAGGATCATTTAAGGAAGGATTGAAGGAAATGGGGATGTTCATCTTGGAAAAGAAACGCATGGGGGGATGTAATAGCTTTCTTCAGTTGTGCTACAGGACAAACTAGGACCTGCGTGGGGCGGACGGCATAGGCAATTTTGCTGTAATGGAAGAAAGCATCTTTCAAGGAACTATAAAGTAGAGGTTAAGAGCTCAGATTCTGAGGTTACAGCAGGTCTACATTCATACCCGGGTCCTCACTATGGCCGTGTGTCCTTAGGTCAGTTATTTGGTCTTTTTAAAACTTAACGGCCTTACGTGTAAAATAAGAATCATAACAGTAAATGAGAATATGCATGTAAGTAATTTTCACAGTGTAAACATTTAGTAAACATTAGTCTTTATTGCTAATGTCCAGAGCAGGTATAATTATCCCCACTTCatggatgaggaagctgaagtcCTGCCAAGTTAAATGACTTTGTCattcaacattttatttactGTGCTCTCTTGTGGGCCAGACATTGTTCAACCTACTGGGCCTACGGCACAGAGAAAGTCAGAGAAGATCAGTTCAGTTATGGAGTGTGTCCTTTCTACTGAGGGACTCAGGAGAAAAGCAAGTAACAGACACATAAATAAGGGAATTTCAGATAACAGTACAGTGTGATTGAAAGTCAAGAGGAAGGGAAGTAAAGTAAGGTCTTTCTGAGGATGTGACATTTGAGCCTAGTCCTGAGTGATGATAAGGAGCAAACTACACAATGACAATTCCAAGTCATGCCAAGACCCCTAGGCAAGAAAGAGCTACTTGCCACTGAAGAACAAAAAGGAGGCCATCTCTTCCTAGCCTTGTGAGCAGGGAGAAAAGTGGTAGGAAATGGGTCAGAGCAGGTATACTGGGGCCAGATAATACAGAGCCTTATAAGCCATGTCCAAGGGtttgtattttattctaaaaataatacGAAGCATACAAGTGATACctgattcacattttttaaaagatattggtTATGGTGTGGAAAAGGGAAgggagcaaaaaagaaaatagaacagtTAGGAGGCAGTTGCTGAAGTGCAGGTGAGTGATGATGGTCACCTTGAGAGAGTAACTGATTAACTGTGGTCACAGGGCCAGAAAAttagaaaccaaaaagaaaaaagaaaaaaaaaagtatcttctgacttttctccttttttttttttttgttggtgtgtagtttctgctttataacaaagtgaatcagttatacatatacatatatccccacatctcttccctcttgcgtctccctccctcccaccctccctattccacccttctagctggtcacaaagcaccgagctgatctccctgtgctgtgcgactgcttcccactagctagctattttacatttggtagtgtatatgtgtcaatgtatacactaccactctctcactttgtccctgcttacccttccccctccccgtgtcctcatgaCTTTTCTACTTTTACATGAAAATTTCAAGATTCTGTGATTCTACAGACTTATTCCTGTGTTATGagaatgtttgaaaatttttttcatctgtatctACCTTAGTTCTTATACCAGATTGTCATCTCTTTCAGGACAAGAcctgtcatattttaaattccttacAGCATAAACTCAAACCCCATGCAAACATTAATGTCACTGAAACCAACAAAACATTCCCTTTGACGTTCTTTTTTTCCAGGCAACCCTTCCATGTAGCAAGAGGTAGCAGCATAAATATGTCAATAATAGTGTCTTTGTTTTGTACTTTTATTTTGTTGTGTAATTGCAAATGAAATTACTCTTTTCCAAGGTACAGTAATCTTGATAGCAATAGAGCAGTGTTGGCTGCAGTTCTTGTGAGCCTGAGTGTGCTTGTGATGTTGCATAAATCATTATGGTAACTAATGCTAAGTAATGGGTTCTACCATGAATGGAATGGGAGCACCTCAGGCAAGGCTAGTACAACCCTGTCCTGCAAGAAGAGGTGTTGATTACAAACTTAAAACATCTGGGGCTGGACTGACGTTTCAGACTCAGCATCTTTTATTTGTAATATCATTTTTAGCAGTAAATAATTGAACCTTGTGAACCATTTCTAGTTAGCTATGATCATGTTCAATTTTACATAGTAGGTAAAATACATTGTTATTTTTCATACAAACCATTTTGGAGGATGGAGGtgagtgaaatgggtgaaggtgggaaaagaaggaaaaatgggaaaaaaaactgaTAGTCACAATGTTTTCTTATCTGATTATTGGTTTTCAGGCTTTCTGACTTAAGGATTATAAAGacgtattgtttttaaaatttggtttgtgggagttccctggtggtccggtggttaggactcagtgcttccactgcaggtggcatGGGTTCTATCCCCGATCttggaactaagatcttgcaagccgcacggcgtggccaaaaataaaaaaattttggtttataattacattttttagtatttttgatGCATAAGTTAAGGACATTGCAATGTAAATCTTAATATGTTAGCCACTGAGCTGTATTTCCTAGCTGGCTGCCTAATAAAGCCATTTAGATCCATTTGGCAATTTGAAGTACCTAACAATTATTCCAACAGTACTAACAACTGTTTATTTGGTAGGTATTTATTGCAGTACTTTCCTTCTACCTAAAAGAGGAAGAGTAATACATTTGAGTAAATAGTAAGAACAAATGAATTGTAGTTTGCCTGAGAATAGACCGGATAATCACTGTTTTCCAATTAGTACACAATAATGGCATGAAGTTGCCGCAGTAAGTCTTGATATCCTAGTTTTTTTATTTCCTggcagcttcctttttttttgatataaaaacaaaaaagtaattgTTTATATTAAATTATCATCATGTAGAATCCActttaaagggcttccctggtggcgcagaggttgagaatctgcctgccgatgcaggggacacgggttcgagccctggtctgggaagatcccacatgccgcagagcaactaggcccgtgagccacaattactgagcctgcgcgtctggagtctgtgctccgcaacaagagaggccgcaatagttagaggcccgcgcaccgcgatgaagagtggcccccacttgacgcagctggagaaagccctcgcacagaaacgaagacttaacacatcaataaataaataaataaataaataaataaataaataaataaataaaattaaaaaaaaaaagaaagaatccactttaaaaatgtggaaatatttgcagatttaatttttattggagtatagttgatttacaatgttgtgttagtttcaggtgtacagcaaagtgaatctgttatacatacacatatacatatatccactctttttttgattcttttcccatatagcctGGCAGCTTCCTTTAAACCACATGTTTGAGAGGCTACTCCATTTAAAAGATCTTGAATAAGTTTATGTGATTGACAGATAAggtgaaatgaaaacagaaattattCATCAGTAGaaggcatttatttttttcaagtaacATTTATCAAGTTCAGGGCCAGCTTCATCGGTATGTGACCTATGCAGTCAGTCACACAGGCCTTGCTCACTTAGTTGGACCCTgtacttggtttaatgctctgctgtcactttCTTGaaattgttaataatttttttttaacaaggggcttcgcattttcattttgtactgcCCCCTTCCCCCAATTGATTATATCCCAAATGAACTGACTGACATTCTGACATAATTCAGGCTAGGGTATAGTCAGCCTACCTAGAATAAGCAGAAGTTAAAGGTAAGAGATAAGGCAAAAGGCAAATTCAGATCTCCTGAGAACAGTCAGGTTGTACGAAATAAGATCAAGCAAAAATTCCTATTTCTTACATGACGCCTAAGACTCTAAGTACTCTAGACCCTGCCTACTTCTCTAACttcatctcctctctctccccattcATCATGCTCCAGTCACACTTTTTTTGTTCTGTAAACATCCCAAATTTTTTGCTGCCTTGAGAcgttctctgcctggaatacttgGTCCCTCAGTTTTTCTCCTGGCTGACCTATTATTTGGATCTTAGATGGAACTCTAGTACCCAATCTAAATTAGCTCTCCTTTGTCCAGTCGCATATGATCATATCACCTTTCAGTATCTGAAATCTAGTTCATGTTGTTTccgtttttgttatttttctcccaGCGCTAGCATGTAGATGCCATAAAAGCATAGGCCTTGGCTTTTTTGGCATAATATCataagcatttagcacagtgcatGCACATGATTGTACTGAGCCAGTGATTGGCAAGCAGAGGGCAGTCAGGTAGTCTAAGGAAACTTGTGAGAGCAGTGAGCTGTTGGTCTGATGAAGATCTTCTTTCAAGAAGCCCAGGACTCCTTCTTTGAAGCAGTTTTCTGTGTTTCCCACTGGGTTGGGCTGTGGGTTACAAGCAGATGCTATTCATCCACCTCCAAGACAAATGAGTAGCATTCCTGACCTGCTTAGATTCTtgaaaatctaagaaaaaaatgtaccacCAGGGGGAATATTGCCTTTGGGTACAGAATCAAGGAGATAGTAAAATAACCCTTTGACCGATTTTTTATATCTTGATTTCCTGAAACTTTCATGCCATTTTAAAAGATCAGTTAAAGCTTAGCCCAGAGAAGGGAGTCATTCCTGATTTTTGCCGATGTTCTTAAACAACCCTAGGATAATATAAATAGCTAATGCTGTCTTGAAGAATTTCTGCTGTCATAAGGTGTACAAGTTGTCACAGTTCCTAAACATTGTTATTTTCTTATATGTGTGTTTCTTCAAGTATAATACTGAATCTATAGGTCTAACTTTACAATAAGCGATATTGACATTTTTAATATTAGTTCCAGTGAATTTATAAATAGGAGGCATTTCTAATTTGTCAGTCACAGAATCCAGACAGATAACTTATTGGGTAGGCCTCCTTC
This is a stretch of genomic DNA from Eschrichtius robustus isolate mEscRob2 chromosome 20, mEscRob2.pri, whole genome shotgun sequence. It encodes these proteins:
- the COX11 gene encoding cytochrome c oxidase assembly protein COX11, mitochondrial, coding for MGGLWRTGWRCVAFCGWPWNYPGNPTRAAERVESCLRSGRSGTGGAERELRRLGTWRRPSLAVQPPRRPKSTNPFTRAQEEDWRRRNKTVLTYVAAAAVGMLGASYAAVPLYRLYCQTTGLGGSAVAGHASDQIENMVPVKDRIIKVTFNADVHASLQWNFRPQQTEIYVVPGETALAFYKAKNPTDKPVIGISTYNVVPFEAGQYFNKIQCFCFEEQRLNPQEEVDMPVFFYIDPEFAEDPSMVNVDLITLSYTFFEAKEGHKLPVPGYN